One window from the genome of Natronomonas pharaonis DSM 2160 encodes:
- a CDS encoding type I 3-dehydroquinate dehydratase produces MAIPFETFTLAAATADLGDEPAAREHADCVEFRMDLAAEPRSALGSYDGELPLLVTNRPTWEGGEADDEGRLPALEAAVEHDAVGAVDIELAALEDNAAARSLADHAHGNDASVVVSTHDFEATPARSTLVDLLERAGTYGDVAKLAVTATDRSDALDVLAATHEATQKGTTVATMAMGEAGSHTRAVAPVYGSQIGYAPVDPAEATAPGQYDLATLRELVSSLA; encoded by the coding sequence ATGGCGATTCCTTTCGAGACGTTCACCCTCGCGGCCGCGACGGCTGACCTCGGTGACGAGCCGGCAGCCCGCGAGCACGCCGACTGTGTGGAGTTCCGGATGGACCTCGCGGCGGAGCCCCGCTCGGCGCTCGGCAGCTACGACGGCGAACTGCCCCTCTTGGTGACAAACCGGCCGACGTGGGAGGGCGGCGAGGCAGACGACGAGGGCCGACTCCCGGCACTGGAAGCCGCCGTCGAACACGACGCCGTGGGCGCAGTTGACATCGAACTGGCGGCGCTCGAAGACAACGCTGCAGCACGGTCGTTGGCTGACCACGCCCACGGCAACGACGCCTCGGTCGTCGTCTCGACGCACGATTTCGAGGCGACGCCGGCACGGTCGACGCTTGTCGACCTGCTAGAGCGAGCCGGCACATACGGGGATGTCGCAAAGCTCGCCGTGACAGCGACGGACAGAAGCGACGCGCTCGATGTCTTGGCAGCGACCCACGAGGCGACACAAAAGGGGACGACGGTGGCAACGATGGCGATGGGAGAAGCCGGGAGCCACACCCGCGCGGTCGCGCCGGTGTACGGGTCACAAATCGGCTACGCGCCGGTCGACCCCGCTGAGGCGACCGCCCCCGGGCAGTACGACCTCGCGACGCTTCGGGAACTCGTGTCGTCGCTCGCGTAG
- a CDS encoding METTL5 family protein: MTDGNTGATRRRLAQELAVVAGFEDPTAPLEQYHTPPDLAAHIVHVADLQGDIVDRTVLDLGCGTGMLALGAALRGPERVVGVDIDADPLSTALENEQRVGAMTDVAWLRADATQLPVSPPDPTTVLMNPPFGAQSGNEGADRAFLETAADVAAVSYSVHNAGSESFVEAFADDNAGEVTHAFAAEFDIPRQFDHHTEQSSTIDTEVFRIEW; encoded by the coding sequence ATGACCGACGGGAACACGGGGGCGACACGGCGACGGCTGGCACAGGAACTGGCGGTCGTGGCCGGGTTTGAGGACCCGACTGCTCCGCTCGAGCAGTACCACACGCCGCCGGACCTGGCGGCGCATATCGTCCACGTCGCGGACCTACAAGGCGACATCGTGGACCGGACGGTGCTCGATTTGGGCTGTGGAACCGGCATGTTGGCCCTCGGTGCCGCCCTCCGGGGGCCGGAGCGCGTCGTCGGCGTCGATATCGACGCCGACCCGCTTTCGACCGCGCTGGAAAACGAGCAACGCGTCGGTGCGATGACCGACGTGGCGTGGCTTCGCGCCGATGCGACCCAACTGCCCGTCTCGCCGCCGGACCCAACCACGGTGCTGATGAACCCGCCGTTCGGCGCACAGTCCGGAAACGAGGGGGCAGACCGCGCGTTCTTGGAGACGGCAGCCGATGTCGCCGCTGTCTCCTACTCCGTCCACAACGCCGGCAGCGAGTCGTTCGTCGAGGCGTTCGCCGACGACAACGCTGGCGAGGTGACCCACGCCTTCGCCGCGGAGTTCGATATCCCTCGGCAGTTCGACCACCACACCGAGCAGTCTAGCACTATCGACACCGAAGTGTTCCGTATCGAGTGGTGA
- a CDS encoding ATP-binding protein has protein sequence MSSPELDVVEFLLTAAIYTDNRDLDERDLPPRYRRVFWEDGEVERPLTTTTNTAAAATGVDRPWEAISGLMFTDRDDFSGKIEFTDREMAESWFLERVSVEALRDNPTLAHAFGDQVDAEVDYETARSKNRPIHADRVWIDSLLEEMFDEDEEEMLDLVEIRAPEEIETTLDDLVLTTDQENEIHKIVKAIEHRDYLAEIGLREIGKLLFVGPPGTGKTSVARALAQDLDLPFVEVKLSMITSQYLGETAKNVDKTFEVAKRLSPCILFMDEFDFVAKTRSSDEHAAIKRAVNTLLKSIDEISLIQDDVLLIGATNHPDQLDAAAWRRFDEIVNFPKPDRDMRADILRIVTRRMDVDDFDPEALAEATEGLTGSDLRLVLREAVLDALTEERTTLTQDDLLEAIEGFEERDNLKNMDMIEGDADALIADGSDGHDHDHDHDH, from the coding sequence ATGAGCAGCCCCGAACTGGACGTCGTTGAGTTTCTGCTGACTGCGGCCATCTATACGGACAACCGTGACCTCGACGAGCGGGACCTCCCGCCCCGCTATCGGCGCGTCTTCTGGGAGGACGGCGAGGTCGAGCGGCCGCTGACGACCACGACGAACACTGCGGCCGCCGCGACCGGCGTCGACCGCCCATGGGAAGCCATCTCCGGGCTCATGTTCACCGACCGAGATGACTTCTCAGGTAAAATCGAGTTCACCGACCGCGAGATGGCCGAATCGTGGTTCCTCGAGCGGGTTTCCGTAGAAGCGCTGCGCGACAATCCCACCCTCGCCCACGCCTTTGGCGACCAAGTCGACGCTGAGGTCGACTACGAGACGGCGCGGTCGAAGAACCGACCGATTCACGCCGACCGGGTCTGGATAGACTCGCTGCTGGAGGAGATGTTCGACGAGGACGAAGAGGAAATGCTTGACCTCGTCGAGATTCGTGCCCCCGAGGAGATTGAGACGACGTTGGATGACCTCGTGTTGACGACCGACCAAGAAAACGAGATTCACAAAATCGTCAAGGCCATCGAACACCGCGATTATCTGGCCGAAATCGGGCTCCGAGAAATCGGAAAGCTCCTCTTTGTCGGCCCGCCCGGCACCGGCAAGACCTCGGTCGCCCGCGCGCTGGCACAGGACCTCGATTTGCCCTTCGTCGAGGTCAAGCTCTCGATGATTACCAGCCAGTATCTCGGCGAGACGGCCAAGAACGTCGACAAGACGTTCGAGGTCGCAAAACGGCTCTCGCCGTGCATCCTCTTTATGGACGAGTTCGACTTCGTCGCCAAGACCCGCTCGTCGGACGAACACGCCGCCATCAAACGTGCGGTGAACACGCTCCTGAAAAGCATCGACGAAATCTCGCTGATTCAGGACGATGTGCTACTTATCGGGGCGACGAACCACCCCGACCAGCTCGATGCGGCCGCATGGCGTCGGTTCGACGAGATTGTCAACTTCCCCAAGCCGGACCGTGACATGCGGGCCGACATCCTCCGCATCGTCACCCGCCGGATGGACGTCGACGACTTCGACCCCGAAGCGCTCGCCGAGGCAACCGAGGGGCTGACCGGCAGCGACCTCCGGCTCGTGTTGCGTGAGGCTGTCCTTGATGCGCTGACCGAGGAACGGACCACGCTGACACAGGATGACCTCCTCGAGGCCATCGAAGGCTTCGAGGAGCGTGACAACCTCAAGAACATGGACATGATAGAAGGCGACGCCGACGCGCTCATCGCCGATGGGTCGGACGGCCACGACCACGACCACGACCACGACCACTGA
- a CDS encoding transcription initiation factor IIB, translated as MSEHIRTRTTETETEDERAETSGCPECGGKLAADTEHGETVCRDCGLVVEEDEIDRGPEWRAFDSAEKDEKSRVGAPTTNMMHDKGLSTNIDWRDQDAYGNSLDSRQRQKMQRLRKWNERFRTRDSKERNLKQALGEIDRMASALGLPDNVRETASVIYRRALDENLLPGRSIEGVSTASVYAAARQAGVPRSLDEVAGVSRVEKSEIARTYRYVVRELGLEVQPADPESYVPRFASELELSEEAENRARQLLQNAKEQGVHSGKSPVGLAAAAVYAASLLTNEKTTQAAVSEVADISEVTIRNRYHELLEAEQDLAFA; from the coding sequence ATGAGCGAACATATCCGAACACGAACGACCGAGACGGAAACGGAAGACGAACGAGCTGAGACGTCTGGCTGTCCCGAGTGCGGCGGCAAACTGGCTGCCGACACCGAGCACGGCGAAACCGTCTGCCGGGACTGCGGCCTCGTCGTCGAGGAAGACGAAATCGACCGCGGTCCCGAATGGCGTGCCTTCGACAGCGCCGAAAAGGACGAAAAATCGCGTGTCGGTGCCCCGACCACCAACATGATGCACGACAAGGGGCTCTCGACGAACATCGACTGGCGCGACCAAGACGCCTACGGCAACTCGCTTGACTCCCGGCAGCGCCAGAAGATGCAGCGACTCCGCAAGTGGAACGAGCGGTTCCGCACCCGCGACTCCAAAGAACGCAACCTCAAGCAAGCCCTCGGCGAAATCGACCGCATGGCCTCCGCGCTCGGGCTTCCCGATAACGTCCGCGAAACCGCCTCGGTCATCTACCGCCGCGCGCTCGACGAGAACCTGCTCCCCGGACGCTCCATCGAAGGCGTCTCAACGGCTTCCGTCTACGCCGCCGCCAGACAGGCCGGCGTCCCGCGGAGTCTCGATGAGGTCGCAGGCGTCTCCCGTGTCGAGAAAAGCGAAATCGCCCGCACGTACCGCTACGTCGTCCGCGAGCTTGGCCTCGAAGTCCAACCCGCCGACCCCGAAAGCTACGTCCCGCGCTTTGCCAGCGAACTCGAACTCTCCGAGGAGGCGGAAAACCGCGCCCGACAGCTCCTCCAGAACGCCAAAGAGCAGGGCGTCCACTCCGGCAAGTCGCCGGTCGGCCTTGCCGCAGCCGCCGTCTACGCCGCTTCGCTGCTGACAAACGAAAAGACGACGCAGGCGGCCGTCTCCGAGGTTGCGGATATCTCCGAGGTCACCATCCGGAACCGCTATCACGAACTGCTCGAAGCCGAACAGGACCTCGCGTTCGCCTGA
- a CDS encoding DUF5787 family protein, with translation MREFAFELAVAASLEAATDGLVARQLGTRDRIVDLVEIEPGPDFSERTSLTAEPIPPLAIESAVGVGTARDPVEAIDTDPDHARSVADQAIEAGFFTAERRGSRRHVRQTARYPDWFAGLHAYENKPDLDRPGDLERQLRKDVSLALFDTVTLVTDSYVTGAHRNRIPEVVGIVRFDAEHGETTVIRDAEPLSTETTGIAIGERSPARVDIEPIPSERKTALRLRLAERAYGKGWRPDGLPPCTQADARGPPFASDDALPYCQWKGRFVHPTRECGPDCGGHEAAEPPPADIDAVRAEKTPWEPDPPGAGRTQTSLDDF, from the coding sequence TTGCGGGAGTTCGCTTTCGAACTCGCGGTCGCGGCATCGCTGGAGGCGGCAACGGACGGGTTGGTCGCCAGACAACTCGGCACCCGCGACCGCATTGTCGACCTCGTCGAAATCGAGCCCGGGCCGGATTTCTCCGAGCGAACCAGCCTCACTGCAGAGCCGATTCCACCGCTAGCAATCGAGAGCGCCGTCGGCGTTGGGACCGCCCGCGACCCAGTGGAGGCAATCGATACAGACCCCGACCACGCCCGTTCCGTCGCTGACCAAGCCATCGAGGCCGGATTCTTTACCGCCGAGCGCCGCGGCAGCCGTCGGCACGTCCGGCAGACGGCTCGCTACCCCGACTGGTTCGCCGGCCTCCACGCCTACGAGAACAAACCCGACCTCGACCGGCCCGGCGACCTCGAACGCCAGCTCCGGAAGGACGTCTCGCTTGCGCTTTTTGACACCGTTACGCTCGTTACCGACTCGTATGTGACCGGCGCGCATCGAAACCGCATCCCCGAGGTGGTCGGTATTGTTCGTTTTGACGCCGAGCACGGCGAGACGACCGTCATCCGTGACGCCGAACCGTTGTCTACAGAAACAACGGGAATCGCCATCGGCGAGCGTTCTCCGGCCCGAGTAGACATCGAGCCCATCCCGTCCGAACGGAAGACAGCCCTTCGGCTACGCCTTGCGGAGCGCGCCTACGGGAAAGGCTGGCGGCCCGACGGCCTGCCTCCCTGCACGCAAGCCGACGCTCGTGGGCCACCGTTTGCGTCCGACGATGCGCTTCCGTACTGCCAGTGGAAGGGGCGGTTCGTGCATCCGACCCGGGAGTGTGGCCCCGACTGTGGAGGCCACGAGGCCGCCGAGCCGCCGCCGGCCGATATCGACGCCGTCCGTGCTGAAAAGACGCCGTGGGAGCCGGACCCACCCGGTGCGGGACGGACACAGACCAGCCTCGACGACTTCTAA
- a CDS encoding DUF7504 family protein codes for MVYRWDCRHCAFSAWSNSDERLRKNAGAHLFDHHSSKLSKADFRVAWDCPYCDAGETAHDKGAAAQAFKDHLDWHAGNSIESNAHLADEVENSGNVLVQTAADSAAADSARLQFTARSDLSIIVTKSPKERLRLLHDRFNGWPDRTVVMTTKRRPLAGAFDIDLSDAPVEVVELDRRLGPSQLGETISRVIDAHHTPDQRLAVGFDILYDIVSSFDLQTTHDFVSMLSSRLSEADALWHIYAEPRPQLSTALNVLEEYIDLTVETESGVFVVNG; via the coding sequence ATGGTATATCGATGGGACTGCCGCCACTGTGCGTTCTCGGCCTGGTCGAACAGCGACGAACGGCTGCGGAAGAACGCCGGTGCGCACCTGTTCGACCACCACTCGTCGAAGCTTTCGAAGGCCGACTTCAGAGTCGCCTGGGACTGTCCGTACTGTGATGCGGGCGAGACTGCCCACGACAAGGGCGCCGCCGCACAGGCGTTCAAAGACCATCTCGACTGGCACGCCGGAAACAGCATCGAGTCGAACGCCCACCTTGCCGACGAGGTCGAAAACAGCGGCAACGTCCTCGTACAGACAGCCGCCGACAGCGCCGCAGCAGACAGTGCTCGCCTGCAGTTTACCGCACGTAGCGACCTGTCGATAATCGTCACCAAGAGCCCGAAAGAGCGGCTCCGGCTGCTTCACGACCGATTCAACGGCTGGCCCGACCGGACCGTCGTCATGACCACCAAGCGCCGCCCGCTTGCCGGGGCGTTTGATATCGATCTCTCGGATGCCCCTGTCGAAGTCGTCGAACTCGACCGCCGACTCGGACCGAGCCAACTCGGTGAGACGATCTCCCGCGTCATCGACGCCCACCACACCCCCGACCAGCGCCTCGCCGTCGGGTTCGACATCCTCTATGACATCGTTAGCTCCTTCGACCTCCAGACGACGCACGATTTCGTCAGTATGCTCTCTTCGCGGCTCTCGGAGGCCGACGCCCTCTGGCATATTTACGCGGAGCCGCGGCCGCAGCTTTCGACCGCACTGAACGTTCTCGAAGAGTACATCGACCTGACCGTCGAGACGGAGTCGGGCGTCTTCGTCGTCAACGGCTGA
- a CDS encoding 3-dehydroquinate synthase II: protein MTRSVWLKADDAVGDWEARKRRITAGLEAGVDWVLVDERDVSRVRELGQVNVAAFAGDDVHVMDAEEQPDAEPDAVIVGKEGEGDGTVDLPSDFSGSADLTTLRRAEAPAGAYVRILDQDYESFAETAAVDADYTIVIGDDWQIIPLENLIARIGDETDLIAGVQTAEEAETAFETLELGADAVLLDTDNPDEIRATVEARDATERETLDLQRATVTEIEETGSADRVCVDTASMLEHDEGMLVGSMSRGLFFVHAETADSPYVASRPFRVNAGAVHAYVRTPDGGTKYLAELSSGDEVQVVDTDGNTREAIVGRAKIEKRPMFRIEAELENGDRIETLLQNAETIKVATDEGRRSVTELEAGDELLIYYEDVARHFGEAVEESIIEK, encoded by the coding sequence ATGACACGTTCCGTGTGGCTCAAAGCCGACGATGCAGTCGGCGACTGGGAGGCGCGCAAGCGCCGTATCACCGCCGGGCTTGAGGCCGGCGTTGACTGGGTACTCGTCGACGAACGCGATGTCAGCCGCGTCCGCGAACTCGGACAGGTGAACGTCGCCGCCTTCGCCGGCGATGATGTTCATGTGATGGACGCCGAGGAACAGCCGGATGCCGAGCCGGACGCCGTCATCGTCGGCAAGGAGGGAGAAGGCGATGGGACTGTCGACCTCCCCTCCGACTTCTCCGGGTCCGCCGACCTGACGACGCTCCGCCGGGCCGAGGCCCCGGCCGGCGCGTACGTCCGGATTCTGGACCAAGATTACGAGTCCTTCGCCGAAACCGCTGCCGTGGATGCCGACTACACGATTGTTATCGGCGACGACTGGCAGATTATTCCGTTGGAGAACCTCATCGCTCGCATCGGCGACGAGACCGACCTCATCGCTGGCGTCCAGACCGCCGAAGAAGCCGAAACCGCCTTCGAAACGCTTGAGCTGGGTGCCGACGCCGTTCTGCTCGACACCGACAACCCCGATGAGATTCGGGCGACCGTCGAAGCCCGCGATGCGACCGAACGCGAGACACTCGACCTTCAGCGGGCGACCGTCACTGAAATCGAAGAAACCGGCTCCGCAGACCGTGTCTGTGTTGATACCGCCTCGATGCTCGAACACGACGAGGGGATGCTCGTCGGCTCGATGAGCCGCGGACTGTTCTTCGTCCATGCGGAAACGGCGGATTCACCGTACGTCGCCAGCCGCCCGTTCCGCGTCAACGCCGGGGCCGTCCACGCGTACGTCCGGACGCCCGACGGCGGCACGAAATACCTCGCGGAACTTTCCTCCGGAGACGAGGTCCAAGTCGTCGACACCGACGGCAACACCCGCGAGGCCATCGTCGGCCGCGCCAAGATAGAGAAACGGCCGATGTTCCGCATCGAAGCCGAACTGGAAAACGGCGACCGCATCGAGACCCTGCTGCAGAACGCCGAGACCATCAAGGTCGCTACCGACGAGGGTCGCCGGTCGGTAACTGAACTTGAAGCCGGTGACGAGCTCCTGATTTATTACGAAGACGTGGCTCGCCACTTCGGCGAAGCCGTCGAAGAGTCGATTATCGAAAAGTAG
- a CDS encoding flippase-like domain-containing protein — translation MTDREVSVVLPAYNEADTIERTVNVTLETLSSFLPADSFEVLVAEDGCDDRTPDIASRMADADDRVRHFHSDERLGRGGALERAFEASDGEVLVYFDTDLATDMRHLEALVESVRTEGYDIATGSRRMPGKRQRREPERGIASTGYNALVRLFLRSPLYDHQCGFKAFDRDALLALADDIEDNHWFWDTELLVRAQRAGYDIKEFPVDWEPKGDTKVDLARDVFGMGSQILRLWWQLSVRPRIDRRTTTVLGTLLVVLAVFWLSQYLDPTAVLDAIRDADPALLAAATGLYVLSWPVRGVRYRDILSALGYRERVGFLTGAIFISQTGNLIFPARAGDAVRAYIVKARRDIPYPSGFASLAIERVFDLLTITALAGVTLLGLAAAGVDVAALRTADAGGGTAESGRTAVFAAGAVGAAALVAVAGIIATARTERNFVRGVLGRLGGDSYVDRVVAIIERFAADVQTVAERPWTFLVVAAASVLVWAIDIVTAIIVFAAFGIELPLWLLVSVGFFAVSVGNLAKVLPLSPGGIGLYEGAFTLIVVALTPVAWPVALAAAIVDHAIKNAVTVIGGVGSAVFFNVSLTTAVEESYDVDADAPVQE, via the coding sequence ATGACAGACCGGGAGGTAAGCGTCGTTTTGCCCGCCTACAACGAGGCGGACACTATCGAGCGGACGGTCAACGTGACGCTCGAGACGCTTTCGTCGTTCCTCCCGGCCGACAGCTTCGAGGTGCTGGTCGCCGAGGACGGTTGCGACGACCGCACGCCCGACATTGCCAGCCGGATGGCCGATGCAGACGACCGGGTTCGACACTTCCACAGCGACGAGCGGCTTGGCCGCGGTGGCGCACTTGAACGGGCCTTCGAGGCCAGCGACGGCGAGGTGCTCGTCTACTTCGATACGGACCTGGCGACTGACATGCGCCACCTCGAAGCCCTCGTCGAGTCAGTCCGGACTGAAGGCTACGACATCGCGACTGGCTCCCGTCGGATGCCGGGCAAGCGCCAGCGGCGCGAGCCCGAACGCGGCATCGCCTCAACGGGCTACAATGCGCTCGTGCGGCTGTTCCTTCGGTCGCCGCTGTACGACCACCAGTGCGGGTTCAAAGCCTTCGACCGTGACGCGCTGCTTGCTCTCGCCGACGACATCGAGGACAACCACTGGTTTTGGGATACGGAACTGCTGGTTCGGGCCCAGCGAGCCGGCTACGACATCAAGGAGTTCCCGGTCGATTGGGAGCCGAAAGGCGACACGAAGGTCGACCTCGCCCGGGATGTCTTCGGGATGGGAAGCCAGATTCTCCGGCTGTGGTGGCAACTGAGCGTCAGGCCACGCATCGACCGCCGGACGACGACGGTTCTCGGGACACTGCTGGTTGTCCTCGCCGTTTTCTGGCTGTCGCAGTATCTGGACCCGACAGCGGTACTCGATGCTATCCGCGATGCCGACCCGGCACTTTTGGCCGCGGCGACCGGGCTCTATGTCCTCTCGTGGCCCGTTCGTGGCGTTCGCTACCGTGACATTCTCTCCGCGCTCGGCTACCGCGAGCGGGTGGGATTTCTCACCGGCGCGATATTCATCAGCCAGACGGGGAACCTGATATTCCCGGCCCGTGCCGGCGACGCCGTCCGTGCCTACATCGTCAAGGCGAGACGCGATATCCCGTATCCGTCGGGGTTTGCCTCACTGGCTATCGAGCGTGTCTTCGATTTGTTGACGATTACCGCTCTCGCCGGCGTGACACTGCTCGGCCTTGCTGCCGCTGGTGTCGATGTGGCCGCTCTTCGAACGGCCGACGCAGGGGGTGGCACCGCCGAGAGCGGCCGGACCGCTGTCTTTGCCGCCGGTGCTGTCGGTGCGGCTGCGCTTGTGGCCGTCGCTGGCATCATCGCCACCGCCCGCACCGAACGGAACTTCGTTCGAGGCGTCCTCGGCCGTCTCGGCGGCGACTCCTACGTTGACCGCGTTGTCGCTATTATCGAACGGTTCGCCGCTGATGTCCAGACGGTCGCCGAGCGCCCGTGGACGTTTCTCGTTGTCGCCGCAGCGAGCGTACTGGTGTGGGCAATCGACATCGTGACCGCCATCATCGTCTTTGCGGCCTTCGGCATCGAGTTGCCGCTGTGGCTTCTGGTCTCGGTCGGGTTCTTCGCGGTCAGTGTCGGCAATCTCGCGAAGGTACTGCCGCTTTCGCCCGGCGGTATCGGCCTCTATGAAGGGGCTTTCACCCTCATCGTCGTCGCCCTTACCCCGGTCGCGTGGCCGGTGGCGCTTGCGGCCGCCATCGTCGACCACGCAATCAAAAACGCTGTCACGGTCATCGGCGGCGTGGGCTCGGCGGTCTTTTTCAACGTCTCGCTGACGACCGCCGTCGAAGAGTCCTACGATGTCGATGCTGACGCGCCGGTACAGGAGTGA
- a CDS encoding MBL fold metallo-hydrolase: protein MEVTLLGTGDTTGTPTPSCKCETCQRARERGVERSRFSVHVHNDRTGESLLVDASPDFRSQFLSNDVDLPDAIVISHIHFDHLDGLGNAYRLLEDVPVFAADEVDPATGESVAETVGDKYDYLDAITVEPRSPFEPFETCGFEVTLVPVEHPPLVCYGLHIEDPETGATLALSGDSNYAIDDASRDVLRNPDLFFADGIVPAAYCEYHPAGGDHADADGTYRTFGTKHMTVEGARRLADDLDADDYRLVHLSHYIPADEAFDDDMAVDGERFEL, encoded by the coding sequence ATGGAGGTCACGCTGCTCGGCACCGGCGATACGACCGGGACGCCGACGCCGAGTTGCAAGTGTGAGACCTGCCAGCGCGCCCGCGAACGCGGCGTCGAGCGGTCGCGGTTTTCCGTCCACGTCCACAACGACCGCACCGGCGAGTCGCTGCTCGTCGACGCCAGCCCGGATTTCCGTTCGCAGTTCCTATCGAACGATGTCGACCTCCCCGACGCTATCGTCATCAGCCATATCCACTTCGACCACCTCGACGGCCTCGGGAACGCCTATCGACTGCTCGAAGACGTGCCCGTCTTTGCGGCCGATGAGGTCGACCCAGCAACCGGCGAAAGCGTCGCCGAGACCGTCGGCGACAAATACGATTACCTCGACGCCATCACCGTCGAACCTCGGTCGCCGTTCGAGCCGTTCGAAACCTGCGGCTTCGAGGTGACGCTCGTGCCGGTGGAGCACCCGCCGCTGGTCTGTTATGGGCTACACATCGAGGACCCCGAAACCGGAGCGACACTCGCACTGTCCGGCGACAGCAACTACGCCATCGACGACGCCTCCCGCGACGTGCTCCGTAACCCGGACCTGTTTTTCGCCGACGGCATCGTCCCTGCAGCGTACTGTGAGTACCACCCTGCCGGCGGCGACCACGCCGATGCCGACGGCACGTACCGGACGTTCGGCACTAAGCACATGACCGTCGAGGGGGCACGCCGACTCGCCGACGACCTCGACGCCGACGACTACCGGCTCGTGCACCTCTCACACTACATCCCGGCCGACGAGGCGTTCGACGACGACATGGCCGTCGACGGCGAGCGCTTCGAGCTTTAG